The Coccidioides posadasii str. Silveira chromosome 2, complete sequence genomic interval GAAAGAGGCAACGGAAGGGTCGAACTCCGGTTGCGCTGGAGGACGAGCCCAACAAGGTCCAGACAAAGGGccagaaaaggagaaaaataACTGAATGACTGACGAATATTTTGGATTTTGAGTTATGTGACACGAGGCGTTTCCGGGATATGGTTAGGCCACGAGCTGGCGCGAGAGATAAGCCTGGTTTGAGGGAGTGTTTATAGAGTCGAACATGGTCATTATTGGTTCGTtcgtccttttttttggcacGAACAGACCGGTATATAGCAAGTTTACCAAGATCCAGTAAAAATGTCCAAGTCAAATTGAGGTCCAACGGTGCATGGCAGCTGCATTGCCGGGTTCGAAGAGCTCAGGCGTTAACCTGGTTCCTGACAATCAAAACGTGAGAGCTGGTAGGCCAGATAGCTACAATTGGCTCAACCGGAGATCTATGACGTAGAAGCATCGTGGCCGCCCTCAAGTGGATCTTGGGGTAAGCTTAGCATCTACTGTACTGCTTTGCTGGGCGTTATTCGGCGAACTGCTCAGCGCGGATGGCTGCTCGCTGTTAAGGCGCAAATGCAGTGTGTGATGTGCCGGGGGCTGCAGGCGATTAATTAAGGCACGTATCTGTTTGGGCGCTTGAGCTGGCACTGGACGGCGGAGGGCTGGAAAATCGCTGCATCCAGCGCGAGCGAGCCGTTCAGATGGCCGGCTGAGTTCTCGCTGGGCGGTTGGTTAGCTTTGCCAGTCGCGCGGAAGCAACAGCCGGGCGGAGTGGATGGTCGTTGACTGACATCACCACAAAGCTTGCTGGAATTGAGTTGTCGCCGTCCTTCGTCTCCTCCCAACCAGCCAACGACGCCCGCATCAACTCTCTCTACGCGCTTCGTCATCCACTGCCGGACAGAGTATTTAGCTATCTGATCTATCTTGCTCGCCCGCTGGAGCTTGCGGCTCGCACCATCAGCCTCTGACATAGCGCCGTTCGATTTGCGCTTCCCCTCCTCTCTCCCCAGACTTCGCAGACCACCCGCACTCGACACTGCTGCACAAACACCCAAAACCCACCGTCATAGTGCGGCCTCTGGCCCGTATTCCTTTTTGTTCCGTCCATCTCCATttaattttctcttctcgGATTTAGCTTTGCAGTTATATTTTACATCATGCATCGGACGTATTCCATGCGCCATACGAGGGCGCCTACAGCTTCCCAGATCGAAAACCCCCCTCCTCCAATTTCGTCGACAAAGACTAGCAGGATCTTTGGAGGTGGAAGCCTAGGTGAGAACTGATATACCCAGCTTTTATCAATCGCCTgtgttgtcaattttcgtCTGATGCGATTGTGTCTTCAACGCGGGCTATCCCCAAACTCCTTCTCGGGTTTACCCGGGTCTGGCTCGCTTGAATCTATGCTTTCTTTTGCTACTTGGACCCAGCACAAGTTTACGGCGTGTGTATATAGTAGCGATATGCTAATGTACCTTTTATGTTTACAGGCCATGCCTTCCGAAAATCTGCAGCCGGAGCCTTCGGGCCCGATCTCGccaaaaagctctctcagCTTGTCAAAATGGAGAAAAACGTAATGAGGAGCTTGGAACTTGTTGGTAGAGAGCGGATGGAAGTGGCGGTGCGTATAAAACGGCGTTTTCCTCGGTCATGGTAGCTCAAGACTAATTACCCTCCAAGCAACAACTGTCAATCTGGGGCGAAGGTTGCGACGACGACGTTTCCGATGTAACGGATAAACTGGGGGTCTTGATATATGAAATTGGCGAGCTAGAAGACCAGTTCGTTGACCGATATGACCAATACCGCGTCACCATCAAGAGCATTCGCAATATCGAGGCATCAGTTCAGCCGAGCAGAGACAGTACGCGACTCCTCGATATTTTCATAAATATGCCGCTGACATAGATGGTTCCTTAGGAAAGCAAAAGATTACCGACCAGATCGCACAGCTAAAATATAAGGATCCTAATTCTCCCCGTCTGGTAGTCTTGGAGCAGGAATTGGTCAGAGCAGAAGCAGAATCCCTCGTCGCTGAAGCACAGCTTTCAAACATCACCCGCGAGAAGGTCAAGTCCGCCTTCGCCTACCAATTCGATTCTCTTCGGGAACATTCTGAGAAGCTGGCTATTATTGCTGGTTATGGAAAACACCTTCTCGAATTAATCGACGATACTCCTGTCACGCCCGGCGAGACACGGCCTGCCTATGATGGTTATGAAGCTAGCAAGGCAATTATTCAGGATTGTGAAGAAGCATTGACCAACTGGGTTTCCTCGAGTGCAGCTGTCACCTCCAAGCTGTCCACCCGATCGCAGACGCTGTCCCAGAAGCGTCGAAGCAACATTGCTCGAAGTCGAGAAGGGGTTGATCTAGCAGGTCAAGATCAGCCGATGAGGGGCGATAGAGACTCTTGGATACCGGCGCAGGAGCATCCCGGGTATACTCAGTCTCACGGCGAAGAGGAGTTTGAGGAGGAGGCAAACGGTACCGCTGAAATTGATGGTCGAGCGGAAGCAAGGATTGCAGAATGAAAATGGCGATAGTAAAACCGTCAAGAGTCCCCCGACAACGCGTCTGTCTCCGCAACTTTCCTTGACTACCGGCCTCAAATACCCCTCAAAGCACTCACACATTGCAACAGTTTTGCGTCCTAGGTTGTGCATGGAACCTCTTAATGATGCTGCTTGTCGAAGCTGATCTTTACTGAGTCGTCCGGACCATGCCACACGTGTGTGTATACGGCCCTTGATTGTCTTCGCCTTTTCGTTCGCCGTGCTTTTTTCAACCTTCCTCATATCATAATATGATATTACCACTATCATGACGCTGcataattttttttctttttgtttctttttcattcaTCATTAATTTTTGAAATTCTATCCATGATTTTCAGTTTATGCGGGTAAAAGATGGCGCGAGGATATCACAGAAAATGATTATTATCATCACGGATAGGTGTTTGGGGGAGAGGAATGAATGTCTTGTCTTCTGTGGAGTGGCATCGGGTTTATGGAGTATCAAGCAGAGCACATATTGGTTGCATGaaagcgaaaaaaaaagcgcCATCTGTGTCGACTCCTTGCTTGTTGCTCATTCATTTCAATGTTGaatctttcttttctaggGATTAATTCCTGGCAAGTGGCTCCCTTTTCAAGCTGCAAGGCATCATTCTCTTTCTTGCTCTTGTAAGATAGACATAATATTATTACCCAGCTTTATTTCTGCCTCCTCACCTGTTCAATCAACATGATCATGATCTACAATTGTCCCAAAACACTTGTCCAtaaagaaggaaaaattaCCATAGCAACGAGACGGAGTTAACAATTCCTAGGCAGTCAATCGTAGCTATCCCACCCCCAACCAGATCATCAGCGCCAATTGCATAACCCATCCACATGTTTCTATATACCCACACGAGTCAACGCCTCTTCCCATAAACGCGCATAAAAGCCAGGGAACGCTAGGCTTAAGAAAACACCTTCCCTTCCAATTCCTTCACAGCATCTCTCCAAAGTCCTCTTCCGAATTGCTTCGCTCTCCCATCCTGGCGTTGTATCAGCTGCATAAGGAATTCACCAATTTGCTCCTCAGACATGTCCGAAGCATCTTCATTCGAGAATCCATACACTTTGCTCCCATATACATCAATGTCTACGTCGACATCAATACTTGGTTCTGCGTCCGCACCCTTCACGGCCGTGGGACGTGGTTTGATAGTAAAATCAACGTCGATCCTAGCCTTGGATCTATTCCCGGCTGGGACTATAGGCATAGATGCCGACCGTTTCTTCCGCCTTATTTCGGTTCTGAAACCTAGGAGGATACATCGAACTTTCAGCAACGCCGGCTCTCCAGGGTTGGCTTCGACGGTTTTTAGTTTCGTGACACCGCAATATTCAAGCATGTGGATTTCGTTTCGAAGGGAGGAAATTGTGTTCCACGTTTGCGAGATGTCAGAAAGGAAGGCCTTAGGAGAAACGGATTGCGTCAGATGAGATATACGCGTGCGGAGGGCGTGGAGCATCAGCGCAATCTCAGGAGTTGGATTAGGGCCATTTGTGATCGATCCTCTAGTTGCCTCCGGCGCATAACTTAGCGTCATGGCCAGATCCTTGGACTGTTGGGAAGTAAACGCTGCTGGATGGAAATCAAGTCTAAGCTCGTTACTATATCGCATAGACAGAGCGGGGCCGTATTTCGTGCCGGAGCCTGAGCTAACCGATATAATCGTCCAGCCAGAACTTTTCTCCAAATTCCGAACGACAGCTGTCGAACACGTTAGCGGTTTTCAGTAACCGACGACGTTGCAATCTCCTTACCTTTGAGGCTATCCACCTCATTTACGCTCCACCCACGACATTCCTCTAGGATGCTTTCAGCCTCCTGGATGTCCTTCAGCAGCTTCGCCTTTTGCTCAGTTCCTTTGTTAACAATATTCGAGGTCTTTTCTAAGTCCGATTGTGCTTTGTTTAGATCCTCCTTTCGCTGAGCAATTTCGAGATCGATCATCCTCAGCCTTTCCCTTGCTTGTTTCAGCTCTTCTTGATCGCagtttttcatttcttctactGCTTTTTCAAGATTATGGGCATCAACCTGGAGCCTAGCGTGTTTATTAACTAGCTCGGGCACGACATCATCCAACAATTTCTCCTTTTTCGACAATGCCTCTGAGTCTCGATTCATTTCCTCGACGTGATGATCTAGCCCTTGTTTCAAACCCTCAAGAAGCTTCATACGCCATTCATACCACATAGATTTACTTAGGAGTCGAGCGTGAGCTTTCACATTGCGAAATTGGTTGTCCATCAACAGGCGGATATCTGGTGGAGCGGTGATATATTCCTGAAACAGAGGGGGATTCTCAGCGTAAGTCTCGGCTTCAATAGATCGAATGATCTGTCGACCTTCAGAAATGTAGGACTTGAGTTCGCGACACGACTGAGAAGAATGAGTCAGTAAGATACAGCACATCAAGTGATCAGGAAACTCACGTGTTGATAGAGCTCAAGCATTGGAATGGTGCAACACCCAGCAGCAACACAGTCTTCTAGGCTTATACTTTCTGTTACCTGTCCATCGACTTCAGTGATACGCCTCTTTTCTGCATCGGGAGCAATAGTATGACGACGCTTCGTTGTGTTGAGTTCCATAAAGTGAATATTTGTCATTTTGAGAAACTCCGAGAGTTGAAGAGGTTTGAACTCTGTCGATTGTGAATTGGCATGCATATCAACAGCCTCTCGGTCAAGAGTCAAATCCTGACTATTGACATTTCCCCGAACGCTGAGATCTGCAACGTTGCAATGAGGTTGTCTCTTTGGAGTAGTACCATTGGCTTTTGCCGGTGATTCTGTCGAGTTTCGTAAGGAGAGGCGAGATACCTTTCCAACCGTTTCCGCCTTGGAAGGAGGTGCTGGCAGCttaatattcttgactggACTAGATTCTCTAGCCCTAAGTCGCTTTGTGGCATTGTCCTCATCATCGTCTTCCATATCGAGTTCGATTGGCCGTTTCCCCAGGAGACCTTTCGCAGCACCAACGTGTAAACTTTTGCGGCCTTTaagcttgttcttttttggcGTTAAGCTAGATATCATTTCCCTAATATTGAGACCGGTATCACGATCTATCCGCGGACTGGCCGTTACCGCCGTGTTTTGCTGGCCTTCGTGTTGTTGCTCCTTCTTGGCCTCTTCTTCGAGCTTGCGTGGGTCATTGAACCGAACACCGCGTGATGGTTTGATCGTTGGAGTGAACGTTTGGGCATCTTCCCCGATCGATCGCCTTCTATCGAGAATATCTGCCACACGAGGAGAACCAAGTCCTTCTTTGTCAATACCCAGGCCAGATGGCGACCTCCTGCGAGCCTGTAGAACAATCTTAGGAGTGGATTGACCATGCTGGAAAATAGATCCCGGCTTTAATGTAGGCTGCTGCGTGTCAGGTTTGGATACCTTTTTGGGAGATAAATGGCCTTTGCGCGGTGGAGGGGTAGTGGTGGGTGTAGCCGGGGTCGTTGATCTTATCACACGTGGAGATT includes:
- the PIL1 gene encoding Eisosome core component (EggNog:ENOG410PFSH~COG:S~BUSCO:10240at33183), with translation MHRTYSMRHTRAPTASQIENPPPPISSTKTSRIFGGGSLGHAFRKSAAGAFGPDLAKKLSQLVKMEKNVMRSLELVGRERMEVAQQLSIWGEGCDDDVSDVTDKLGVLIYEIGELEDQFVDRYDQYRVTIKSIRNIEASVQPSRDRKQKITDQIAQLKYKDPNSPRLVVLEQELVRAEAESLVAEAQLSNITREKVKSAFAYQFDSLREHSEKLAIIAGYGKHLLELIDDTPVTPGETRPAYDGYEASKAIIQDCEEALTNWVSSSAAVTSKLSTRSQTLSQKRRSNIARSREGVDLAGQDQPMRGDRDSWIPAQEHPGYTQSHGEEEFEEEANGTAEIDGRAEARIAE
- a CDS encoding uncharacterized protein (EggNog:ENOG410PGE3~COG:S~BUSCO:457at33183), which translates into the protein MASRVDSRPRSRRSIAPIPQTSIRNGSDKENLATDANAAKQQRTGLQTKAAKDKKLRSKSLGPGGLDALKDGHGNRRKSTIPFPLKSILKPAIPVSPIQSIPSFEETRKRTPGRSPQRLSSARGNNAPLIDFSTPPPVPVVGTESLPNPFDTFNPTPARNSGQVLQSEQERQAAKREREARERHEHKQAILEQRAARRKSMANRRVSFAPEATLHTWNVVELMDDSTTSSASTNSTRRASSLTMEHQANPSESPRSLEEENDDLEQFSPAKQQDFLQRSLRRNSGTPHGEFDNVDNDDAFSSSPFSGDSGVEGDDTGIASLAPENEDSLSDSYMDNENTAMSLDNATGRSMMSAHSDGSTTDSSARLDRSLRLAAQIAGNNGIDRDDNEDFSMEYANHEIAGAFKPWIRKGTNHSEFDAEDLSSRLDQENVNPFRRSSNYPQHHRDVEEEEEDDDDDDANYDETGMDLTKPIGGILSKPDQQSPVGYESNMDRRTSGATTHLGEQTMEFMNVVGGIDRNLSPSRELSGDSDIAEDEEMTMEFTSVFGGVLKKHIAQQENSTINKEQPPQTEEQGDQSIYPDLTEMDMEMTGAVGGILPPIEEQTEPLEDETIGMEMTNAVGKILPSLRPSKQGDDSDPEPASSPFQENIVPSPAKPSTPLRITSVPFQDESPSLSHIRLKPKRSRSSGARSSTTPTKPISRQTTPVKRMPSPSKSKSPRVIRSTTPATPTTTPPPRKGHLSPKKVSKPDTQQPTLKPGSIFQHGQSTPKIVLQARRRSPSGLGIDKEGLGSPRVADILDRRRSIGEDAQTFTPTIKPSRGVRFNDPRKLEEEAKKEQQHEGQQNTAVTASPRIDRDTGLNIREMISSLTPKKNKLKGRKSLHVGAAKGLLGKRPIELDMEDDDEDNATKRLRARESSPVKNIKLPAPPSKAETVGKVSRLSLRNSTESPAKANGTTPKRQPHCNVADLSVRGNVNSQDLTLDREAVDMHANSQSTEFKPLQLSEFLKMTNIHFMELNTTKRRHTIAPDAEKRRITEVDGQVTESISLEDCVAAGCCTIPMLELYQHSCRELKSYISEGRQIIRSIEAETYAENPPLFQEYITAPPDIRLLMDNQFRNVKAHARLLSKSMWYEWRMKLLEGLKQGLDHHVEEMNRDSEALSKKEKLLDDVVPELVNKHARLQVDAHNLEKAVEEMKNCDQEELKQARERLRMIDLEIAQRKEDLNKAQSDLEKTSNIVNKGTEQKAKLLKDIQEAESILEECRGWSVNEVDSLKAVVRNLEKSSGWTIISVSSGSGTKYGPALSMRYSNELRLDFHPAAFTSQQSKDLAMTLSYAPEATRGSITNGPNPTPEIALMLHALRTRISHLTQSVSPKAFLSDISQTWNTISSLRNEIHMLEYCGVTKLKTVEANPGEPALLKVRCILLGFRTEIRRKKRSASMPIVPAGNRSKARIDVDFTIKPRPTAVKGADAEPSIDVDVDIDVYGSKVYGFSNEDASDMSEEQIGEFLMQLIQRQDGRAKQFGRGLWRDAVKELEGKVFS